One Salvia splendens isolate huo1 chromosome 22, SspV2, whole genome shotgun sequence DNA segment encodes these proteins:
- the LOC121786530 gene encoding F-box protein At1g47056-like, giving the protein MGQATSTHGAPSSAQDQDFSSAIPDGCLASIFHRLSPADRSSCLLVCRRWLAMEGQNRRSLSLNASSRVTALLPSLFSRFDSLTSLSLLCPRASTSLNDHALILISHRCPYLSRLKLRRCREVSPVGILALAQNCRSLTAFSCTSCTFGDKGMSALLNNSSSLEELSVKRLRGIRDGEGFEISPGLAGPRLRSIKLKKLYNGQCFSRLITETNNLTHLTISSCLGNWDGIIRAAMTKNNNLFKQIHLEKIQVSDVALFAISKCLRLEEFKVAKAPDFSNEGISAVVNKCKLLRKLHIDGCRSNRIGDSSVMAIAESSANLVKLVLVGVSVTSVSLTAMASSCEHLETLALCGSRTVGDHEITCVAARCVSLRKLCIKRCRVTDAGIEAVANGCPNLVRIKVEKCRGVSRGVMEMLRERRGSLVVDLCVDEAEAKMVRAKVFAILFVFTFYAILWLGNDLL; this is encoded by the coding sequence ATGGGGCAAGCCACCTCCACCCACGGCGCCCCGTCGTCGGCCCAAGATCAAGACTTCTCCTCCGCTATCCCCGACGGATGCCTCGCCTCGATCTTCCACCGCCTCTCCCCCGCCGACCGATCCAGCTGCCTCCTCGTCTGCCGCCGCTGGCTCGCGATGGAGGGCCAGAACCGCCGCAGCCTCTCCCTCAACGCCTCCTCCCGCGTCACCGCCCTCCTCCCCTCCCTCTTCTCCCGCTTCGACTCGCTCacctccctctccctcctctGCCCCCGCGCCTCCACCAGCCTCAACGACCACGCCCTCATCCTCATCTCCCACCGCTGCCCCTACCTCTCCCGCCTCAAGCTCCGCCGCtgccgcgaggtctcccccgtCGGCATCCTCGCCCTCGCCCAGAACTGCAGATCATTAACTGCATTCTCATGCACCTCGTGCACGTTCGGAGATAAGGGCATGTCCGCTCTCCTCAACAACTCCTCCTCTCTTGAAGAACTCTCCGTCAAGCGATTGCGCGGAATCAGAGACGGAGAGGGCTTTGAAATCAGCCCCGGCCTCGCCGGCCCCCGCCTCAGATCAATCAAGCTAAAGAAGCTCTACAACGGGCAATGCTTCTCCCGCTTAATAACCGAAACAAATAACCTCACACATCTGACAATATCCAGCTGTTTGGGGAATTGGGACGGAATAATCCGCGCCGCCATGACAAAAAACAACAACTTATTCAAACAGATTCACCTGGAAAAAATCCAGGTGAGCGACGTCGCGCTGTTCGCAATCTCAAAATGCTTAAGACTAGAGGAGTTCAAAGTAGCAAAAGCCCCGGATTTCTCCAACGAAGGAATCTCCGCTGTTGTAAACAAATGCAAACTCTTAAGGAAGCTCCACATCGACGGCTGCCGGAGCAACCGCATCGGCGATTCATCGGTGATGGCGATAGCGGAGAGCAGTGCCAACCTCGTGAAGCTCGTTCTAGTCGGGGTGAGTGTTACCTCGGTGAGCCTAACCGCCATGGCCTCGAGCTGTGAACACCTCGAGACGCTGGCGCTCTGCGGGAGCAGGACGGTCGGGGACCATGAGATAACGTGTGTCGCAGCAAGGTGCGTGTCGTTGAGGAAGCTGTGCATAAAGAGGTGCCGGGTGACGGACGCGGGGATCGAGGCGGTGGCGAACGGGTGCCCGAATTTGGTGAGGATTAAGGTGGAGAAGTGTAGGGGGGTGTCGAGAGGAGTGATGGAGATGCTGAGGGAGAGGAGGGGATCGTTGGTTGTGGATTTGTGTGTGGATGAGGCGGAGGCGAAGATGGTTCGTGCCAAGGTTTTCGCGATCCTTTTCGTCTTCACGTTTTATGCGATTTTGTGGTTGGGAAATGATCTCTTGTGA
- the LOC121787554 gene encoding tRNA-dihydrouridine(16/17) synthase [NAD(P)(+)]-like: protein MRFRRNLCASLFTPNPNQKLSNTLLNPFMATQTLNLTSASPPTNGHDTNEDSLCSPAITTPPPSEPLAAALGRPNGHLTIEDRIERAWAYWNGLGRPKLIVAPMVDNSELPFRMLCRKYGAQAAYTPMLHSRIFSENEKYRSQEFSTCKEDRPLFVQFCANDPDLLLEAAQKVEAYCDYVDINFGCPQRIAKRGYYGAFLMDNLPLVKSLVEKLANGLNVPVSCKIRIFPDLLDTINYAKMLEEAGCALLAVHGRTRDEKDGKKFRADWKAIKAVREAVRIPVLANGNIRHIEDAWQCIEETGVEGVLSAEPLLENPALFAGYRTSEWVSGHEEICKAGELDQAQLLVEYLNFCEKHPVPWRMIRSHVHKLLGDWFRVHPHVREDLNKQSKLTFEFLYGIVDRLRELNARIPLFVTDDNRNNTSVAQT, encoded by the exons ATGAGATTCAGGCGAAATCTCTGCGCTTCTCTATTCACGCCCAACCCCAACCAGAAACTGTCTAATACCCTTCTAAACCCATTCATGGCTACACAAACCCTAAACCTCACTTCAGCGTCTCCGCCGACTAACGGCCACGACACAAACGAAGATTCCCTCTGCTCCCCCGCAATTACCACTCCGCCGCCTTCCGAGCCGCTCGCCGCCGCTTTGGGCCGGCCGAATGGGCACCTGACTATAGAGGACCGCATCGAGCGGGCCTGGGCTTACTGGAATGGGCTGGGCCGGCCAAAACTCATCGTCGCCCCCATGGTAGACAACTCCGAGCTGCCGTTCCGGATGCTCTGCCGGAAGTACGGCGCCCAAGCTGCCTACACGCCCATGCTCCATTCTCGAATTTTCtctgaaaatgaaaaatatcgtTCACAGGAGTTCAGCACTTGTAAG GAAGATAGGCCATTGTTTGTGCAATTCTGCGCGAATGATCCTGATCTTCTGCTGGAGGCAGCGCAGAAAGTTGAGGCTTACTGCGACTACGTTGACATTAATTTTGG gTGTCCCCAGCGTATTGCAAAACGAGGATATTATGGAGCTTTCCTGATGGATAATCTTCCTCTTGTGAAGTCTCTGGTGGAAAAATTAGCTAATGGCCTTAATGTTCCTGTCTCATGCAAAATTCGGATCTTCCCGGATTTACTAGACACAATTAACTACGCAAAGATGTTGGAGGAGGCAGGATGTGCTCTTTTAGCAGTACACGGAAGAACTAGAGATGAAAAAGATGGGAAGAAGTTTCGAGCAGACTGGAAAGCAATCAAGGCTGTTAGAGAAGCAGTGAGAATTCCTGTCCTTGCAAATGGTAATATACGGCATATAGAAGATGCGTGGCAATGCATAGAAGAGACCGGAGTTGAAGGGGTCCTTTCGGCCGAGCCTCTGCTTGAGAATCCTGCTCTGTTTGCTGGTTATCGAACTTCTGAATGGGTCTCGGGTCATGAAGAAATATGCAAAGCTGGGGAACTCGACCAAGCTCAGCTGTTGGTGGAGTATTTAAACTTCTGTGAGAAGCATCCGGTGCCATGGAGGATGATCCGATCTCACGTTCATAAGTTACTGGGAGACTGGTTCCGAGTTCATCCACATGTAAGAGAGGATCTCAACAAACAATCCAAGCTGACGTTCGAATTTCTGTATGGTATAGTCGACCGACTTAGAGAGCTTAATGCCAGAATACCACTTTTTGTCACGGATGATAATCGCAACAACACATCTGTTGCTCAAACTTAA
- the LOC121786130 gene encoding zingipain-2-like, whose product MPMLIAALLIFSLAASASASAAPDDQQLKGLYEEWLARHGKAYNDIGEKDRRFDVFKDNYNYITEHNSLNRTYKVGLNQFADLTHDEYKSMYLGTKINAHRRFARSKNASLRYLSRAGDRLPDSVDWRKTGAVAPIKNQGTCGSCWAFSTVAAVEAINKIVTGEMITLSEQELVDCDRTQNSGCNGGLMDYAFQFIISNGGMDTEEDYPYRGADGQCDLNRRNAKVVTIDGYEDVPQDEKALQKAVAHQPVSVGIEASGRALQLYSSGVFTGGCGTELDHGVVVVGYGRERGVDYWIVRNSWGTNWGEDGYFRLERNVGDASGKCGIAMIASYPTKTSNGYASQ is encoded by the exons ATGCCGATGCTCATCGCCGCCCTTCTCATCTTCAGCTtggccgcctccgcctccgcctccgcagCACCCGACGACCAACAGCTGAAGGGGCTCTACGAGGAGTGGCTAGCGCGGCATGGTAAAGCCTACAACGACATCGGAGAGAAGGACAGAAGGTTCGACGTCTTCAAGGACAACTACAACTACATCACCGAACACAACTCCTTGAACCGGACCTACAAGGTGGGACTCAACCAATTTGCCGACCTCACTCACGACGAGTACAAGTCCATGTACCTCGGCACCAAGATCAACGCCCACCGCCGCTTCGCCAGGTCCAAGAATGCCTCCCTGCGCTACCTCTCCCGCGCAGGCGATCGCCTCCCCGACTCTGTTGACTGGAGAAAGACAGGCGCTGTTGCTCCCATCAAGAATCAGGGCACTTGTG GGAGCTGTTGGGCTTTCTCGACTGTGGCTGCGGTGGAGGCCATAAACAAGATTGTGACAGGGGAGATGATAACTCTGTCGGAGCAGGAGCTGGTGGACTGTGACAGAACACAAAACTCCGGCTGCAACGGCGGCCTCATGGACTACGCCTTCCAGTTCATCATCTCCAACGGCGGCATGGACACAGAAGAGGATTACCCTTACAGAGGTGCCGATGGCCAATGCGATCTCAACAGG AGGAATGCCAAGGTTGTGACCATAGACGGGTACGAGGACGTGCCCCAGGACGAGAAGGCCCTGCAGAAGGCCGTGGCTCATCAGCCCGTTAGCGTGGGCATTGAGGCCTCCGGAAGGGCCCTCCAACTCTATTCCTCG GGTGTTTTCACTGGGGGATGTGGGACAGAGCTGGATCACGgcgtggtggtggtggggtaCGGAAGGGAGAGGGGGGTGGACTATTGGATCGTGAGGAATTCGTGGGGGACGAATTGGGGGGAAGATGGCTACTTCAGGCTCGAACGCAATGTGGGTGATGCATCCGGGAAGTGTGGGATTGCTATGATTGCTTCTTATCCAACCAAGACTAGCAATGGGTATGCCTCTCAGTGA
- the LOC121787893 gene encoding probable E3 ubiquitin-protein ligase ATL44: MEESVQSNIYDELDTIMEETILGHVIELERILERPWTNADFTRTLTALTQLATDAASVEEVVNREVAHLGATGAAADQLAGLLPDYLGMLMRAWLVAEGLPGDDGETDECCVCLERLHCGLVATLDCGHEFHGDCIGRWLLRGQDSCPICINADVLLL; this comes from the coding sequence ATGGAGGAAAGTGTCCAATCCAACATTTACGATGAACTCGACACGATCATGGAAGAAACCATCCTAGGCCACGTCATCGAACTGGAGAGGATACTAGAGCGGCCATGGACCAACGCTGACTTCACGAGGACGTTGACCGCGCTGACTCAATTAGCAACAGACGCTGCCTCGGTGGAAGAAGTGGTTAATCGCGAAGTTGCTCATCTCGGCGCGACAGGGGCCGCGGCAGACCAGCTCGCCGGCCTTCTTCCCGACTACTTGGGGATGCTGATGCGGGCGTGGTTGGTCGCCGAAGGCCTTCCCGGCGATGATGGAGAGACGGATGAATGCTGCGTGTGTCTCGAGCGTCTGCACTGTGGGCTCGTTGCGACGCTGGATTGCGGCCACGAGTTTCACGGGGACTGCATAGGGAGGTGGCTCCTCCGTGGCCAGGACTCCTGCCCTATCTGCATTAATGCTGATGTTCTTCTGTTGTGA
- the LOC121787555 gene encoding protein IRX15-LIKE-like codes for MKNNLSNSTRLILLHPYIQKQGSSNRLWLLALVSFLTLAFLATLIYTRESITTTTSTVAAVVAAANPRLSASVSRALIHYASNSNNSDHMTYTDMKHISDALRQCSQPCNLLVFGLTPESLLWRALNHNGRTVFIDENRYYAAYIEEKYPEIEAYDVQYATKLSEMKELIVAVKEQVRNECRPVQNLLFSECKLGLNDLPNQLYEVEWDVILVDGPRGYWPEAPGRMAAIFTAAVLARSKRGSNPKTHVFVHDFNMKVDRVTSDEFLCRENLVKSTDTMGHFVLDRMDSNAVQFCRNTHSPPSNSS; via the coding sequence ATGAAGAACAATTTGAGTAATAGCACGAGGCTCATTCTCCTCCACCCTTACATTCAAAAGCAAGGGAGCTCCAACCGTCTATGGCTTCTCGCTCTAGTCTCCTTCCTCACTCTAGCATTCCTCGCCACCCTCATCTACACGCGCGAGTCGATCACCACGACCACCTCCACCGTCGCGGCTGTGGTGGCCGCGGCCAACCCCCGCCTCTCGGCCTCCGTGTCGAGGGCCTTGATCCACTACGCCTCCAACTCCAACAACTCCGACCACATGACCTACACCGACATGAAGCACATCTCCGACGCCCTCCGCCAGTGCTCCCAGCCGTGCAACCTGCTCGTGTTTGGCCTCACGCCGGAGAGCCTCCTCTGGCGGGCCCTCAACCACAACGGGAGGACGGTATTCATCGACGAGAACCGCTACTACGCCGCCTACATCGAGGAGAAGTACCCGGAGATCGAGGCCTACGACGTGCAGTACGCCACGAAGCTGAGCGAGATGAAGGAGCTGATCGTGGCCGTGAAGGAGCAGGTAAGGAACGAGTGCAGGCCGGTACAGAATCTCCTCTTCTCCGAGTGCAAGCTAGGCCTCAATGACCTCCCCAACCAGCTCTACGAGGTCGAGTGGGATGTGATACTCGTGGATGGGCCACGGGGATACTGGCCGGAGGCGCCAGGGAGGATGGCTGCCATCTTCACGGCAGCGGTGCTCGCCCGGAGCAAGAGGGGATCCAACCCTAAGACGCATGTGTTCGTGCATGATTTCAACATGAAGGTAGACCGAGTCACTAGCGATGAGTTCCTCTGCAGAGAAAATTTGGTGAAATCAACAGATACAATGGGCCACTTCGTGCTCGACAGAATGGATAGCAACGCCGTACAATTCTGCCGGAACACCCATTCACCGCCATCCAACTCCTCGTGA
- the LOC121786131 gene encoding protein RER1A-like has translation MEPIADGSSTTAATPAAASSAISQWKFAVSQRFQHFLDKSTPYLLYRWIAFLCIALIYGVRVYLVQGFYVVSYALGIYLLNLFIGFLSPQDDPEFDATLPIRNSEEFRPFVRRLPEFKFWYSITKAFCIAFVLTFFSVFDVPVFWPILLFYWVMLCTLMLRRQILHMMKYKYVPFSTGKQKYGGKRDSSPERESLNT, from the exons ATGGAACCCATCGCCGACGGTTCATCCACCACGGCGGCGACTCCAGCCGCGGCCTCATCCGCCATCTCGCAGTGGAAATTCGCTGTTTCGCAGCGGTTCCAGCACTTCCTAGATAAGTCAACACCGTACTTGCTCTACCGTTGGATCGCGTTCCTCTGCATCGCATTGATCTACGGAGTCCGGGTGTACCTGGTCCAGGGATTCTACGTTGTTTCCTACGCCCTCGGCATCTACCTCCTCAATTTGTTCATCGGATTCCTCTCGCCGCAGGACGACCCCGAATTCGACGCCACGCTCCCTATTCGGAACTCGGAAGAGTTCCGCCCCTTCGTCCGCCGCCTCCCTGAATTCAAATTCTG GTATTCAATCACCAAAGCGTTCTGCATTGCTTTCGTGCTGACATTCTTCAGCGTATTTGATGTACCTGTGTTTTGGCCAATACTTCTCTTCTACTGGGTCATGCTGTGCACACTAATGCTAAGGAGACAGATACTTCATATGATGAAGTATAAATATGTTCCATTTTCTACCGGGAAGCAG AAATATGGCGGAAAGAGAGACTCCTCTCCCGAGAGAGAAAGCTTGAATACTTAG